A window of Chitinophaga sp. MM2321 contains these coding sequences:
- a CDS encoding fumarate reductase/succinate dehydrogenase flavoprotein subunit, translated as MLESKIPDGPLEEKWRHYKAHAKLVNPANRKTLDVIVVGTGLAGSSIAASLGEMGYRVKSFCFQDSPRRAHSVAAQGGVNAAKNYKNDGDSVFRMFYDTLKGGDFRAREANVYRLAECSASLIDQAVAQGVPFGREYGGYLNNRSFGGVQVSRTFYARGQTGQQLLLGAYQALMRQVNAGSVKLFARHEMLDLVTIDGQARGIIVRNMDTGAIERHGAHAVVLATGGFGKIYYLSTLAMGCNGSAIWRAHKKGAFMASPSWTQVHPTSLPQSGEYQSKLTLMSESLRNDGRIWVPKKKDEQRAPNQVPEGDRDYYLERRYPAFGNLSPRDIASRAAKERIDAGYGVGPLKNAVYLDFSKAIHDQTVSKIREKYGNLFRMYEKITGVDAYKEPMRISPAAHFSMGGLWVDYELMTTIPGLFALGEANFADHGANRLGANSLLQACVDGYFIAPYTMANYLADQIKSGPVDVRHPAFETAEDNVQQQLQQLLAIQGNLSADHFHKTLGKILYDKCGLSRSREGLEAAIKEIAALREQFYRQLFVPGGYAINSELEKAGRVADYLELGELMCYDALTRDESCGAHFRVEYQTPEGEAMRNDKDFSFISAWEWDEQSPLLHKEPLHFEFVTPSVRSYK; from the coding sequence ATGCTGGAATCTAAAATACCGGACGGACCACTGGAAGAAAAGTGGCGTCATTACAAAGCACACGCAAAGCTGGTGAATCCGGCCAACCGCAAAACGCTGGATGTAATTGTGGTGGGCACTGGTCTTGCCGGCAGTTCCATCGCGGCTTCTCTTGGAGAGATGGGTTACCGGGTGAAAAGTTTTTGTTTCCAGGACAGCCCGCGGCGTGCCCACTCTGTGGCAGCGCAGGGTGGCGTAAATGCGGCCAAGAACTATAAGAATGATGGCGACAGCGTATTCCGCATGTTTTATGATACCCTCAAAGGAGGTGATTTCCGTGCGCGTGAAGCCAATGTATACCGCCTTGCAGAATGCAGTGCCAGCCTGATAGACCAGGCCGTAGCGCAGGGCGTACCTTTTGGCCGTGAGTATGGCGGTTATCTGAATAACCGTTCTTTTGGCGGGGTGCAGGTGTCCAGAACATTTTATGCCCGCGGCCAAACAGGTCAGCAGTTGTTGTTAGGCGCCTACCAGGCATTGATGCGGCAGGTGAATGCCGGTTCCGTAAAATTATTTGCCAGGCATGAAATGCTGGACCTGGTAACGATCGATGGCCAGGCACGCGGTATCATTGTGCGCAATATGGATACCGGCGCTATTGAGCGCCACGGTGCGCATGCGGTGGTATTGGCTACGGGAGGATTTGGTAAAATATATTACCTGTCTACACTGGCAATGGGTTGCAACGGTTCTGCTATCTGGCGTGCGCACAAGAAAGGCGCGTTTATGGCCAGTCCCAGCTGGACGCAGGTGCATCCTACCAGTCTTCCGCAATCGGGGGAATACCAATCCAAACTAACCCTGATGTCTGAATCGTTGCGTAATGACGGCCGCATCTGGGTACCTAAAAAGAAAGATGAACAGCGTGCGCCAAACCAGGTGCCGGAAGGAGATAGGGACTATTACCTGGAGCGCCGTTATCCTGCATTTGGCAACTTGTCGCCCCGCGATATTGCCTCTCGCGCCGCGAAAGAGCGCATTGATGCAGGTTATGGAGTAGGACCGCTAAAAAATGCGGTATACCTGGATTTTTCAAAAGCTATCCATGATCAGACGGTATCGAAGATCAGGGAAAAATACGGCAACCTGTTCCGCATGTACGAAAAGATCACCGGGGTGGATGCTTATAAAGAACCGATGCGGATCTCGCCGGCAGCACACTTCTCCATGGGTGGCCTGTGGGTGGATTATGAACTGATGACAACCATCCCCGGATTGTTTGCATTGGGAGAAGCAAATTTTGCAGATCATGGCGCCAATCGCTTAGGCGCCAACTCCTTGCTGCAAGCCTGTGTGGATGGCTATTTCATAGCTCCCTATACGATGGCTAACTACCTCGCGGATCAGATTAAATCCGGCCCGGTAGATGTGCGTCATCCGGCTTTTGAAACAGCAGAAGATAATGTACAGCAACAATTGCAACAGCTGTTGGCTATCCAGGGAAATTTATCTGCCGATCATTTTCATAAAACATTGGGTAAGATCCTGTATGATAAATGTGGGTTGTCGCGGTCGCGGGAAGGACTGGAAGCGGCTATCAAAGAGATTGCTGCATTGCGGGAACAGTTCTACCGGCAGCTGTTTGTGCCGGGTGGTTATGCCATTAACAGTGAGCTGGAAAAGGCCGGGCGTGTAGCGGATTACCTGGAGCTGGGAGAATTGATGTGTTATGATGCGCTTACGCGCGATGAATCCTGCGGCGCCCATTTCCGTGTGGAGTACCAGACACCGGAAGGAGAAGCAATGCGTAACGATAAGGATTTCTCGTTCATCTCTGCATGGGAATGGGATGAGCAGTCACCGCTATTGCATAAGGAGCCATTACATTTTGAATTTGTTACACCCAGTGTAAGAAGTTATAAGTAA
- a CDS encoding succinate dehydrogenase cytochrome b subunit, with translation MGQWKQQTLSRKNWMAFTGLFLCFFLVIHLLGNLQLLLPPKEAHLQFNAYSHLLAGNIIIKIISYILYASIIAHVVYAIIITLTNTRARAAKYHYDRRGAVSKWYSRNMGLLGTIIFIFLVIHFRDFWYVYKFGQLPLDAQGHKDLYTLVVAVYSETWYVVLYVVCMVALCYHLLHGFFSAARTLGLYHPRYARWVKVVGWIYSIGISAGFALIPVYVHFLK, from the coding sequence ATGGGTCAATGGAAGCAACAAACTTTATCCAGGAAAAACTGGATGGCATTTACAGGGCTGTTCCTGTGTTTTTTTCTCGTCATTCATCTGCTGGGCAACCTGCAACTGCTACTGCCACCTAAAGAAGCACATCTGCAGTTTAATGCTTATTCTCACTTGTTGGCGGGTAATATCATCATCAAAATAATTTCCTATATACTCTACGCCAGTATTATTGCACATGTGGTATACGCCATAATTATAACGTTAACGAATACACGTGCGAGAGCCGCGAAGTATCATTACGACCGGAGAGGTGCGGTGAGTAAGTGGTATAGCCGTAACATGGGCCTGCTGGGTACAATCATTTTCATCTTCCTCGTTATTCATTTCCGCGACTTCTGGTATGTATACAAATTCGGGCAGTTACCATTGGATGCGCAGGGGCATAAGGATCTATATACCCTTGTGGTGGCGGTGTACAGCGAAACCTGGTATGTGGTACTATATGTGGTTTGCATGGTGGCCCTCTGTTATCACCTGTTGCATGGTTTTTTCAGTGCAGCGAGAACACTGGGGTTGTATCATCCGCGGTATGCCCGGTGGGTAAAAGTTGTTGGCTGGATCTACAGCATTGGTATCAGTGCCGGGTTTGCGCTGATACCGGTATATGTTCATTTCTTAAAATAG
- a CDS encoding anion permease yields the protein MKEIKYPQLLITLAFGVIIWFIPEPEGVTPDAWHLLAIFLATILGIILKAASMGTMSMVAIALVAVSGVLAPGNPGKSITLALSSFGDKVIWLIGISFFIARGFIKTGLGKRIAYLFVRIFGRSSLGLAYGLGLADLVLAPAVPSNTARGGGIIYPIMKSMAMNFGSVPEDPATHRKLGGYLTLNSYNINLITSSLFLTGTASNPMCQKFAKNMGIDITWMSWFTAALVPGIISLIAIPYILYKIYPPEIKSTGDAPTLAAAQLKEMGPVKKDEWYMLLAFVVLLFLWITGDIFGIDATTTALIGLVFLLLSQVLTWEDVKAEKGAWDTIVWFSALVMMASFLNSLGFIPWFSNLIKQQVGGMNWLVAFPIIVLVYFYSHYIFASATAHVAAMYSAFLAVGISVGIPGTLLALVLGFCGGIFGTLTHYGHGPAPVFFGSTYVELKDWWKCGFILSIALIIIWMGIGAGWWKVLGLW from the coding sequence ATGAAGGAGATCAAGTATCCACAACTATTAATAACGCTGGCTTTTGGCGTTATTATCTGGTTCATCCCCGAGCCGGAAGGCGTGACGCCTGATGCCTGGCATCTGCTGGCTATTTTCCTGGCCACCATCCTGGGTATTATCCTGAAAGCTGCTTCCATGGGCACTATGTCTATGGTCGCTATTGCGCTGGTGGCGGTGAGTGGAGTCCTGGCGCCGGGCAATCCTGGCAAATCCATTACACTGGCGCTTAGCAGTTTTGGTGATAAAGTGATCTGGCTGATCGGTATCTCTTTCTTTATTGCACGCGGATTTATTAAAACGGGCCTGGGCAAACGGATCGCTTATCTCTTCGTCCGTATTTTTGGTCGTAGCTCGCTGGGGCTGGCTTATGGGCTTGGGTTGGCAGACCTGGTACTGGCGCCGGCAGTACCCAGCAATACTGCGCGTGGCGGTGGGATCATTTATCCCATCATGAAATCCATGGCAATGAACTTTGGTTCCGTACCGGAAGATCCGGCCACACATCGCAAGCTGGGCGGATATCTTACATTGAACAGCTATAACATAAACCTTATCACATCATCATTATTCCTGACAGGTACGGCGAGTAATCCCATGTGTCAGAAGTTCGCTAAAAATATGGGCATAGACATTACGTGGATGTCGTGGTTTACGGCGGCTCTTGTGCCGGGTATTATTTCTCTCATTGCCATCCCGTATATTCTCTATAAGATCTATCCACCGGAAATAAAATCAACCGGTGATGCGCCTACCCTGGCGGCAGCGCAGCTGAAAGAAATGGGGCCGGTGAAAAAAGATGAATGGTACATGCTATTGGCTTTTGTAGTACTGTTATTCCTGTGGATTACGGGAGATATATTTGGGATAGATGCTACCACCACTGCGTTGATCGGACTGGTATTCCTGTTGCTTTCCCAGGTACTTACCTGGGAGGATGTGAAGGCTGAAAAAGGCGCCTGGGACACGATTGTGTGGTTTTCCGCGCTGGTAATGATGGCCAGCTTTCTCAATTCACTTGGTTTTATTCCATGGTTTAGCAACCTCATAAAACAACAGGTGGGTGGTATGAACTGGCTGGTTGCGTTCCCCATTATTGTGCTGGTATATTTTTATAGTCATTACATTTTTGCCAGTGCTACGGCACATGTGGCGGCGATGTATTCCGCTTTCCTGGCAGTAGGGATTTCTGTGGGTATTCCTGGTACGCTGCTGGCGCTGGTGCTGGGTTTCTGCGGCGGAATCTTCGGAACACTCACCCACTATGGGCATGGGCCTGCGCCGGTATTTTTTGGCAGCACCTATGTGGAACTGAAAGACTGGTGGAAGTGCGGATTCATTTTAAGTATTGCCCTTATTATAATATGGATGGGTATTGGCGCCGGCTGGTGGAAGGTATTGGGACTCTGGTAA
- a CDS encoding porin — protein sequence MDKRSALLLAFFLFACGSVYAWNEPPKDSTVKDSSLQKAAGFLKKITLGGVFQARYTVSLHHDVDVNGTHQPNSDEVVRNSFSLKRARLQVKAQVSDRFMAAVLVNLADFSSDPKGKVLENAYISYRWNDAVNFTVGQFRPSFGLEDLYPVDIIRSMDFSNQYYAFGNNGWQSFQVGVSMFGSFNKDTKVPVKYALSVVNGNNRNQPSDDDNGKQGTARLEFGNMDKVAVGLNGGYGDAKRKNIYALGVDVSGVIPISSRVDLQLQTEFKQGTNHKNYFAIPDSLRVDPLSKYLMHGVYVLPNIRYKINYHKLTSIELSMRYEYFNDDFKHSGNARRSYIPMISLAFLKDYGGRIQLGMQIDNYDKDIAGTKTHNSNLMIVQVQCRL from the coding sequence ATGGATAAACGTAGCGCGCTTCTTTTAGCATTTTTTTTATTTGCCTGTGGTAGCGTTTATGCGTGGAACGAACCACCAAAAGACAGCACTGTCAAGGATTCTTCTCTTCAAAAGGCAGCCGGGTTTCTGAAAAAGATAACCCTGGGCGGTGTATTCCAGGCACGGTATACCGTTTCCCTGCATCATGATGTGGATGTGAATGGTACCCACCAACCCAATAGCGATGAGGTGGTACGCAATAGCTTCAGCCTGAAACGGGCGAGATTGCAGGTAAAGGCGCAGGTAAGTGATCGCTTTATGGCCGCGGTATTGGTGAACCTGGCCGATTTCAGCAGCGACCCCAAAGGAAAGGTGCTGGAGAATGCATACATCTCCTACCGCTGGAACGATGCCGTTAATTTCACTGTTGGGCAGTTCCGTCCTTCTTTTGGGCTGGAAGACCTTTATCCCGTGGATATTATCCGGTCCATGGATTTCTCCAATCAGTATTATGCTTTCGGAAATAATGGCTGGCAGAGCTTCCAGGTAGGCGTGTCTATGTTTGGCTCGTTTAATAAAGACACGAAAGTGCCCGTAAAATATGCGCTGTCTGTTGTGAATGGGAATAACCGCAACCAACCATCTGATGATGACAACGGCAAACAGGGTACGGCGCGGCTGGAATTCGGAAACATGGATAAAGTGGCAGTAGGCCTTAATGGTGGTTACGGAGATGCAAAGAGGAAAAACATATATGCGTTAGGGGTAGATGTGTCCGGTGTTATTCCCATCTCATCCAGGGTGGATCTGCAATTGCAGACAGAGTTTAAACAGGGTACTAATCACAAAAATTATTTCGCAATACCGGATAGCCTGCGGGTAGATCCGCTTAGTAAATACCTGATGCACGGGGTATATGTTTTGCCAAATATCCGCTATAAGATCAACTATCACAAACTCACTTCCATAGAGCTTTCCATGCGGTATGAATATTTCAATGACGATTTTAAACATAGCGGGAATGCCCGCCGCTCTTACATCCCTATGATCAGTCTTGCTTTTTTGAAAGATTACGGCGGACGGATACAGTTAGGAATGCAGATAGATAATTATGATAAAGATATCGCTGGAACAAAAACACATAACAGTAACCTGATGATTGTGCAGGTGCAATGCAGATTATAA
- a CDS encoding S46 family peptidase: MRKNLVVLLLLLSVSIKWAKADEGMWLPYLLGQQTYNDMVKKGLKLTKEQLYSINKASMKDAIIIFGGGCTGEIVSNEGLIFTNHHCGYGAIASASSVEHNYLKNGFYAKNRQEEIPSAALSVQFLVRVEDVSKEVEDALKGLNGAERVQKEQAAYNEIITKTTANTDYEAKVVPMFKGNQYVMFVYERFKDIRLVGAPPENVGKFGGDTDNWEWPRHTGDFSIFRVYTGKDGKPATYAADNVPLKPKYFLPVSIKGVKENDYAMIFGYPGGTNRYETSYGIKLKTEVENPSLVNLRDVRLKAMMEQMLKDPAVKLQLASSYAGIANYWKFFDGESKQLKQHHVLEDKEQKEAAFAKWAQDKPEFASILPDYAAAYKAWSPYAKHRVYINEGILGSPVAGFASTLLAVERALVTPGAPKDAVKQAVDAADKARVAFLQGENKPSDQKILAATCRMFYTDVPKDQQPIGFYEALKSKFGSLEDDNTYRLWSAALMNNTMIFDDAKWKAFVANPDAVTLQEDPAFAYASTFIKNYAGKYQPLFSQFNLKNNDLGREYLKGVMQMQPNANRYPDANFTMRLSYGQVKSYAPRDAVNYDYVTTMKGVLEKYIPGDYEFDLPENYADLYKKKDFGQYKDAKRNDVVINFITTNDITGGNSGSPVINGNGELIGLAFDGNYEALSHKIQFDSQYNRTICVDIRYVLWCIEKLGGAKNIINELKLVK; this comes from the coding sequence ATGAGAAAAAATCTAGTGGTTTTGCTCTTGTTGCTTAGCGTAAGTATAAAATGGGCTAAAGCAGACGAGGGCATGTGGTTGCCGTATCTGTTAGGGCAGCAAACCTACAACGACATGGTGAAGAAGGGCCTGAAACTGACGAAGGAACAGTTGTACAGTATCAACAAGGCATCCATGAAAGATGCTATCATTATTTTTGGTGGTGGCTGCACCGGGGAAATAGTGAGTAATGAAGGTTTAATCTTTACCAATCACCACTGTGGTTATGGCGCTATTGCTTCCGCCAGCTCAGTAGAACACAATTATCTTAAAAACGGATTTTACGCTAAAAACAGGCAGGAAGAAATTCCTTCCGCGGCGCTATCAGTGCAATTCCTCGTAAGGGTGGAAGATGTGAGTAAAGAGGTGGAAGACGCCCTGAAAGGACTGAACGGCGCAGAGAGAGTACAGAAAGAACAGGCGGCTTATAATGAAATCATTACCAAAACAACAGCTAATACCGACTATGAAGCGAAAGTGGTGCCGATGTTCAAAGGCAACCAGTACGTGATGTTTGTATACGAACGCTTCAAGGATATCCGCCTGGTAGGTGCGCCCCCTGAAAACGTAGGTAAATTTGGCGGCGATACAGACAACTGGGAGTGGCCCCGTCATACCGGCGACTTTTCTATATTCCGCGTATACACGGGCAAGGATGGCAAACCTGCTACCTATGCTGCTGATAACGTGCCCTTAAAACCCAAATATTTTCTGCCGGTATCTATCAAAGGTGTAAAAGAAAATGATTACGCCATGATCTTCGGGTATCCCGGTGGTACCAACAGGTATGAAACATCTTATGGTATAAAACTGAAAACAGAAGTAGAAAACCCGTCCCTGGTAAACCTGCGCGATGTGCGGCTGAAAGCGATGATGGAACAGATGCTGAAAGACCCTGCGGTTAAACTGCAACTGGCGTCTTCCTACGCAGGCATCGCCAACTACTGGAAATTCTTTGATGGGGAGTCCAAACAGCTGAAACAACATCATGTGCTGGAAGATAAAGAGCAGAAGGAAGCCGCTTTCGCCAAATGGGCGCAGGACAAACCTGAATTTGCCAGTATCCTGCCAGACTATGCAGCTGCTTACAAAGCATGGAGTCCGTACGCCAAACACCGCGTATATATCAACGAAGGTATTCTGGGTTCCCCGGTAGCCGGCTTTGCCTCTACTTTACTGGCTGTGGAAAGAGCTCTGGTAACTCCCGGTGCGCCGAAAGATGCGGTGAAACAGGCCGTAGATGCGGCTGATAAAGCACGTGTTGCTTTCCTTCAGGGAGAAAATAAACCAAGTGATCAGAAGATCCTGGCAGCTACCTGCCGCATGTTTTATACAGACGTGCCTAAAGACCAGCAGCCTATTGGCTTCTACGAGGCGCTCAAAAGCAAGTTTGGCAGCCTGGAAGACGATAACACCTACCGCTTATGGTCTGCTGCGCTGATGAATAATACCATGATCTTTGATGACGCAAAATGGAAAGCATTTGTGGCTAATCCGGATGCAGTAACCCTCCAGGAAGATCCTGCCTTTGCTTATGCCAGCACATTCATTAAAAATTATGCAGGTAAATATCAGCCGCTATTCTCCCAGTTCAATCTGAAAAATAATGACCTGGGCCGCGAATACCTGAAAGGTGTTATGCAGATGCAACCCAATGCCAACAGGTATCCCGATGCTAACTTCACGATGCGGTTATCTTATGGCCAGGTAAAATCATATGCTCCACGCGATGCGGTGAACTACGATTACGTAACCACCATGAAAGGCGTGCTGGAAAAATATATTCCGGGTGATTATGAATTTGACCTGCCTGAAAATTATGCAGACCTGTATAAAAAGAAAGATTTCGGTCAGTATAAAGATGCTAAACGCAATGATGTGGTGATAAACTTCATCACAACCAATGATATCACCGGCGGGAACTCAGGCTCTCCTGTTATCAACGGTAACGGGGAGTTGATTGGTCTTGCCTTTGATGGCAACTATGAAGCCCTGAGCCACAAGATCCAGTTTGATTCCCAATACAACCGTACTATCTGTGTAGATATACGTTATGTACTGTGGTGTATTGAAAAACTGGGTGGTGCAAAGAATATTATCAATGAGTTGAAACTGGTAAAATAA
- a CDS encoding ribonuclease HII, which produces MLLSHYQDLLVEAGCDEAGRGCLAGPVFAAAVILPPGFRHPTLNDSKQLKAADRDKLRVVIEKEALFFAVASVDNVEIDKINILKASFRAMHLALEQLSRQPEFIIVDGNRFYNYGSTPHACIIQGDGKYASIAAASILAKTYRDEYMQQLHAVYPHFGWNDNKGYPTKQHRDAIREFGDTPYHRKTFRLLPEQLELEL; this is translated from the coding sequence TTGCTACTTTCTCATTATCAGGATTTATTAGTGGAGGCTGGCTGTGATGAAGCCGGAAGGGGATGCCTGGCAGGCCCGGTGTTTGCTGCGGCGGTGATTCTCCCCCCGGGGTTCCGTCATCCTACACTGAATGATTCCAAGCAACTGAAAGCAGCAGACCGCGACAAGCTCCGGGTAGTGATAGAAAAAGAGGCGCTGTTTTTTGCAGTAGCCAGTGTGGATAATGTGGAAATTGACAAGATAAATATTTTGAAAGCCTCATTCAGGGCCATGCACCTGGCATTGGAGCAACTAAGCCGGCAGCCGGAATTTATTATTGTAGACGGCAACAGGTTTTATAACTATGGAAGCACCCCACATGCCTGTATTATCCAGGGAGATGGTAAATATGCTTCTATAGCAGCGGCTTCTATTCTCGCCAAAACGTACCGGGATGAGTATATGCAGCAATTACATGCCGTATATCCGCATTTTGGCTGGAATGATAATAAAGGCTATCCAACAAAGCAACATCGGGACGCAATCCGGGAGTTTGGCGATACGCCCTACCACCGCAAAACATTCCGCCTGTTGCCGGAACAACTGGAACTGGAATTATAA
- the rpoN gene encoding RNA polymerase factor sigma-54: MKLLQVPTVNLEERIKEELEENPALEYGEEAHDEEFKEQEEFDAKTEEEEFEPDGSENEYDNIDISEYVSEGDDDVADYKLRDDNYPDPDESNKTIPIRVETSFHEHLLSQLGMLELDDHQNTIAQHIIGSIDDDGYLRREISAMVDDLSFSQNIDTTEEELQELIKKIQEFDPAGVCSTDLKQCLLLQLKRKPQDDEGVYTAYLILENYFDEFTKKHYEKIQKALSLTDEALKASINQIIKLNPKPGGNYATLNKAESYVLPDFFILNNAGKLELTLNSRNAPDLRISGGYREMLREYDRGDKKDKRQKEAVLFIKQKIDAAKWFIDAIKQRQHTLLSTMESIMDYQREFFLTGDETTMKPMILKDIADRTQLDISTVSRVANSKYVQTEFGTFKLKFFFSESLSTDSGEEVSTREVKKILSDLIEAENKRKPLSDENLTKMLQDKGYNIARRTVAKYREQLNIPVARLRKEL; the protein is encoded by the coding sequence ATGAAACTGCTGCAGGTTCCTACTGTCAACCTGGAAGAGAGGATCAAGGAAGAACTGGAAGAAAACCCTGCGCTGGAATACGGTGAAGAAGCCCATGACGAAGAATTTAAAGAACAGGAGGAGTTTGACGCGAAGACAGAGGAGGAAGAATTTGAACCGGATGGCAGTGAGAATGAATACGACAATATAGATATTTCCGAATATGTAAGTGAGGGAGATGATGACGTGGCAGATTACAAACTGCGCGATGATAATTACCCCGATCCGGATGAAAGCAATAAAACCATTCCCATCCGGGTGGAAACTTCTTTTCATGAACACCTGCTCAGTCAACTAGGCATGCTGGAACTGGACGACCATCAGAACACCATTGCCCAACATATCATCGGCAGTATTGATGACGACGGATATCTGCGCCGGGAAATAAGTGCGATGGTAGATGATCTTTCTTTCTCCCAGAATATTGATACTACGGAAGAAGAACTACAGGAGCTGATCAAAAAGATCCAGGAATTTGATCCTGCCGGTGTATGCTCCACAGATCTGAAACAGTGTTTGCTGTTACAGTTGAAACGGAAGCCACAGGACGACGAAGGCGTATATACCGCCTACCTGATCCTCGAAAATTACTTCGACGAGTTTACCAAGAAACACTACGAAAAGATACAGAAGGCGCTGAGCCTGACGGATGAAGCCCTGAAAGCATCCATCAATCAGATCATTAAGCTGAACCCCAAACCGGGCGGTAACTATGCAACGCTTAATAAAGCAGAAAGCTATGTGTTGCCCGACTTCTTTATTTTAAATAATGCCGGCAAACTGGAGCTCACGCTCAATTCACGTAATGCACCGGACCTGCGCATCTCTGGCGGGTACCGCGAAATGTTGCGGGAATATGATCGTGGCGACAAAAAAGACAAACGACAGAAAGAGGCCGTACTTTTCATCAAGCAAAAGATTGATGCGGCCAAATGGTTTATAGATGCTATCAAACAGCGCCAGCATACTTTGTTATCCACTATGGAGTCTATCATGGACTATCAGCGGGAGTTTTTCCTTACCGGGGATGAAACCACGATGAAACCCATGATCCTGAAAGATATTGCAGACCGCACCCAGCTCGACATTTCAACGGTAAGCCGGGTAGCCAACAGCAAATATGTACAAACGGAGTTTGGTACCTTCAAACTGAAGTTCTTCTTTTCCGAATCTTTATCGACAGACAGTGGCGAAGAAGTTTCTACCCGTGAAGTAAAGAAGATCCTGTCTGACCTGATAGAGGCTGAAAACAAACGGAAGCCGCTGAGTGATGAAAATCTCACCAAAATGCTACAGGACAAGGGGTACAATATAGCCCGCCGTACTGTGGCCAAATACAGGGAACAGCTGAATATTCCGGTGGCCCGTTTACGTAAAGAATTATAA
- the recA gene encoding recombinase RecA, with amino-acid sequence MSTINAEKLKALRLTMDKIEKDFGKGSVMMMGEKAEAPMEVISTGSLGLDIALGIGGLPKGRIVEIYGPESSGKTTIAIHTIAEAQKKGGICAIIDAEHAFDSSYARRLGVDVDSLLISQPDHGEQALEIADRLILSGAVDVVVIDSVAALVPKAELEGEMGESKMGLQARLMSQALRKLTATISKTNSCCIFINQLREKIGVMFGNPETTTGGNALKFYASVRLDIRRMSQIKDGDEAVGNRVKVKVVKNKVAPPFRQAEFDIIYGMGISKMGEIIDMGVEYGVVQKSGSWFSYETNKLGQGRDAVKQLLNDNPELAAEIEAKIKVKIAEKQAEA; translated from the coding sequence ATGTCTACAATCAACGCGGAAAAATTGAAGGCACTGCGCCTTACGATGGATAAGATAGAGAAAGATTTCGGCAAGGGATCTGTGATGATGATGGGCGAAAAAGCAGAAGCGCCAATGGAGGTAATTTCTACCGGTTCATTGGGTCTTGATATCGCACTGGGAATCGGAGGCTTGCCAAAAGGCAGGATCGTAGAAATATATGGTCCTGAGTCTTCCGGTAAAACAACCATTGCTATACACACCATAGCAGAAGCGCAGAAAAAAGGTGGTATATGCGCCATTATTGATGCGGAACATGCTTTTGATAGCAGCTATGCCAGGAGACTGGGCGTAGATGTGGATTCACTGCTGATCTCTCAGCCAGATCATGGTGAGCAGGCACTGGAAATCGCAGACCGCCTGATCCTGTCCGGTGCAGTAGATGTAGTCGTAATAGATTCGGTAGCCGCACTGGTACCAAAAGCTGAACTGGAAGGAGAAATGGGAGAAAGCAAAATGGGCTTACAGGCACGTTTAATGTCACAGGCATTGCGTAAACTGACAGCCACCATTTCCAAAACCAACAGTTGCTGCATATTCATTAACCAGTTACGTGAAAAGATAGGTGTTATGTTTGGCAACCCCGAAACAACAACAGGTGGTAATGCGCTGAAATTCTACGCATCCGTGAGACTGGATATCCGCCGTATGAGCCAGATCAAAGATGGCGACGAAGCTGTGGGTAACCGCGTGAAAGTGAAAGTAGTAAAGAATAAAGTAGCACCTCCTTTCCGTCAGGCTGAATTTGATATCATCTACGGAATGGGTATCTCCAAAATGGGTGAGATCATCGACATGGGTGTGGAATATGGTGTAGTACAGAAAAGTGGTAGCTGGTTCAGTTACGAAACCAACAAACTTGGTCAGGGCCGCGACGCAGTAAAACAACTGCTGAACGATAACCCCGAACTGGCCGCAGAAATAGAAGCAAAAATCAAAGTAAAAATAGCTGAAAAACAAGCAGAGGCTTAA